One part of the Aquila chrysaetos chrysaetos unplaced genomic scaffold, bAquChr1.4, whole genome shotgun sequence genome encodes these proteins:
- the DPF1 gene encoding zinc finger protein neuro-d4 isoform X4 — protein sequence MATALHGPRRALGEEFYREALEHCRSYNARLCAERSMRLPFLDSQTGVAQNNCYIWMEKTHRGPGLAPGQIYTYPARCWRKKRRLNILEDPRLRPYCEAPLKKEGGLPEGPVLEALLCAEPGDKKVELKEEETVLECPKPPPGEFPHEPEGDELEDDTPRRKNKAKGKAYGIGAMRKRQDATALEDRDKPYVCDICGKRYKNRPGLSYHYTHTHLAEEEGEDHGERLPLPRRNHHKQFYKELNWVPENQRRNTARAAPEGPVAPNGYCDFCLGGAKKTGCPEELISCADCGRAGHPSCLQFTVNMTAAVRTYRWQCIECKSCSLCGTSENDDQLLFCDDCDRGYHMYCLSPPMAEPPEGSWSCHLCLRQLKEKASAYITLT from the exons ATGGCCACGGCCCTGCACGGCCCGCGGAGAGC CCTCGGCGAGGAGTTCTACCGCGAGGCGCTGGAGCATTGCCGCAGCTACAACGCGCGGCTCTGCGCCGAGCGCAGCATGCGCCTGCCCTTCCTCGACTCCCAGACCGGCGTCGCCCAGAACAACTGTTACATCTGGATGGAGAAAACCCACCGCGGCCCCG GCCTGGCCCCGGGCCAAATCTACACCTACCCGGCGCGCTGCTGGCGTAAGAAACGGCGGCTGAACATCCTGGAGGATCCGCGGCTGCGGCCCT actgCGAAGCCCCcctgaagaaggagggggggcTCCCCGAGGGGCCGGTGCTGGAGGCTCTGCTCTGCGCCGAGCCCGGGGACAAGAAGGTGGaactgaaggaagaggagaCGGTGCTGGAGTGCCCG AAGCCGCCGCCGGGTGAATTCCCCCACGAACCGGAGGGGGACGAGCTGGAGGATGACACCCCCCGCCGCAAAAACAAAGCCAAGGGCAAG gCCTATGGCATCGGAGCCATGCGGAAGAGGCAGGATGCGACCGCGCTGGAGGACCGGGACAAGCCCTACGTGTGTGACA tctGCGGGAAGCGCTACAAGAACCGCCCAGGGTTGAGCTACCATTACACCCACACGCATTTGGccgaggaggagggggaggaccACGGCGAGCGCCTGCCCCTCCCTCGCAGGAACCACCACAAGC aGTTTTATAAAGAGTTGAACTGGGTCCCCGAAAACCAGCGCAGGAACACAG ctCGCGCAGCCCCCGAGGGGCCGGTGGCCCCAAACGGTTACTGTGATTTCTGTCTAGGCGGCGCGAAGAAAACCGGCTGCCCCGAGGAGCTCATCTCCTGCGCCGACTGCGGACGTGCCG gccacccctcctgcctgcagttCACCGTCAACATGACGGCGGCCGTGCGCACCTATCGCTGGCAATGCATCGAGTGCAAGTCCTGCAGCCTCTGCGGCACCTCTGAGAACGAT GACCAGTTGCTCTTCTGCGATGACTGCGACCGGGGGTACCACATGTATTGCCTGAGCCCCCCCATGGCAGAACCCCCCGAAG gcagctggagttGTCACCTCTGTCTCCggcagctgaaggagaaggcatCAGCCTACATCACCCTCACttag
- the DPF1 gene encoding zinc finger protein neuro-d4 isoform X2: MATALHGPRRALGEEFYREALEHCRSYNARLCAERSMRLPFLDSQTGVAQNNCYIWMEKTHRGPGESLAPGQIYTYPARCWRKKRRLNILEDPRLRPYCEAPLKKEGGLPEGPVLEALLCAEPGDKKVELKEEETVLECPKPPPGEFPHEPEGDELEDDTPRRKNKAKGKAYGIGAMRKRQDATALEDRDKPYVCDICGKRYKNRPGLSYHYTHTHLAEEEGEDHGERLPLPRRNHHKQFYKELNWVPENQRRNTARAAPEGPVAPNGYCDFCLGGAKKTGCPEELISCADCGRAGHPSCLQFTVNMTAAVRTYRWQCIECKSCSLCGTSENDDQLLFCDDCDRGYHMYCLSPPMAEPPEGSWSCHLCLRQLKEKASAYITLT; this comes from the exons ATGGCCACGGCCCTGCACGGCCCGCGGAGAGC CCTCGGCGAGGAGTTCTACCGCGAGGCGCTGGAGCATTGCCGCAGCTACAACGCGCGGCTCTGCGCCGAGCGCAGCATGCGCCTGCCCTTCCTCGACTCCCAGACCGGCGTCGCCCAGAACAACTGTTACATCTGGATGGAGAAAACCCACCGCGGCCCCGGTGAGA GCCTGGCCCCGGGCCAAATCTACACCTACCCGGCGCGCTGCTGGCGTAAGAAACGGCGGCTGAACATCCTGGAGGATCCGCGGCTGCGGCCCT actgCGAAGCCCCcctgaagaaggagggggggcTCCCCGAGGGGCCGGTGCTGGAGGCTCTGCTCTGCGCCGAGCCCGGGGACAAGAAGGTGGaactgaaggaagaggagaCGGTGCTGGAGTGCCCG AAGCCGCCGCCGGGTGAATTCCCCCACGAACCGGAGGGGGACGAGCTGGAGGATGACACCCCCCGCCGCAAAAACAAAGCCAAGGGCAAG gCCTATGGCATCGGAGCCATGCGGAAGAGGCAGGATGCGACCGCGCTGGAGGACCGGGACAAGCCCTACGTGTGTGACA tctGCGGGAAGCGCTACAAGAACCGCCCAGGGTTGAGCTACCATTACACCCACACGCATTTGGccgaggaggagggggaggaccACGGCGAGCGCCTGCCCCTCCCTCGCAGGAACCACCACAAGC aGTTTTATAAAGAGTTGAACTGGGTCCCCGAAAACCAGCGCAGGAACACAG ctCGCGCAGCCCCCGAGGGGCCGGTGGCCCCAAACGGTTACTGTGATTTCTGTCTAGGCGGCGCGAAGAAAACCGGCTGCCCCGAGGAGCTCATCTCCTGCGCCGACTGCGGACGTGCCG gccacccctcctgcctgcagttCACCGTCAACATGACGGCGGCCGTGCGCACCTATCGCTGGCAATGCATCGAGTGCAAGTCCTGCAGCCTCTGCGGCACCTCTGAGAACGAT GACCAGTTGCTCTTCTGCGATGACTGCGACCGGGGGTACCACATGTATTGCCTGAGCCCCCCCATGGCAGAACCCCCCGAAG gcagctggagttGTCACCTCTGTCTCCggcagctgaaggagaaggcatCAGCCTACATCACCCTCACttag
- the DPF1 gene encoding zinc finger protein neuro-d4 isoform X1, whose amino-acid sequence MATALHKPLKCLGEEFYREALEHCRSYNARLCAERSMRLPFLDSQTGVAQNNCYIWMEKTHRGPGESLAPGQIYTYPARCWRKKRRLNILEDPRLRPYCEAPLKKEGGLPEGPVLEALLCAEPGDKKVELKEEETVLECPKPPPGEFPHEPEGDELEDDTPRRKNKAKGKAYGIGAMRKRQDATALEDRDKPYVCDICGKRYKNRPGLSYHYTHTHLAEEEGEDHGERLPLPRRNHHKQFYKELNWVPENQRRNTARAAPEGPVAPNGYCDFCLGGAKKTGCPEELISCADCGRAGHPSCLQFTVNMTAAVRTYRWQCIECKSCSLCGTSENDDQLLFCDDCDRGYHMYCLSPPMAEPPEGSWSCHLCLRQLKEKASAYITLT is encoded by the exons ATGGCCACGGCGCTGCACAAGCCCCTCAAATG CCTCGGCGAGGAGTTCTACCGCGAGGCGCTGGAGCATTGCCGCAGCTACAACGCGCGGCTCTGCGCCGAGCGCAGCATGCGCCTGCCCTTCCTCGACTCCCAGACCGGCGTCGCCCAGAACAACTGTTACATCTGGATGGAGAAAACCCACCGCGGCCCCGGTGAGA GCCTGGCCCCGGGCCAAATCTACACCTACCCGGCGCGCTGCTGGCGTAAGAAACGGCGGCTGAACATCCTGGAGGATCCGCGGCTGCGGCCCT actgCGAAGCCCCcctgaagaaggagggggggcTCCCCGAGGGGCCGGTGCTGGAGGCTCTGCTCTGCGCCGAGCCCGGGGACAAGAAGGTGGaactgaaggaagaggagaCGGTGCTGGAGTGCCCG AAGCCGCCGCCGGGTGAATTCCCCCACGAACCGGAGGGGGACGAGCTGGAGGATGACACCCCCCGCCGCAAAAACAAAGCCAAGGGCAAG gCCTATGGCATCGGAGCCATGCGGAAGAGGCAGGATGCGACCGCGCTGGAGGACCGGGACAAGCCCTACGTGTGTGACA tctGCGGGAAGCGCTACAAGAACCGCCCAGGGTTGAGCTACCATTACACCCACACGCATTTGGccgaggaggagggggaggaccACGGCGAGCGCCTGCCCCTCCCTCGCAGGAACCACCACAAGC aGTTTTATAAAGAGTTGAACTGGGTCCCCGAAAACCAGCGCAGGAACACAG ctCGCGCAGCCCCCGAGGGGCCGGTGGCCCCAAACGGTTACTGTGATTTCTGTCTAGGCGGCGCGAAGAAAACCGGCTGCCCCGAGGAGCTCATCTCCTGCGCCGACTGCGGACGTGCCG gccacccctcctgcctgcagttCACCGTCAACATGACGGCGGCCGTGCGCACCTATCGCTGGCAATGCATCGAGTGCAAGTCCTGCAGCCTCTGCGGCACCTCTGAGAACGAT GACCAGTTGCTCTTCTGCGATGACTGCGACCGGGGGTACCACATGTATTGCCTGAGCCCCCCCATGGCAGAACCCCCCGAAG gcagctggagttGTCACCTCTGTCTCCggcagctgaaggagaaggcatCAGCCTACATCACCCTCACttag
- the DPF1 gene encoding zinc finger protein neuro-d4 isoform X5: MATALHKPLKCLGEEFYREALEHCRSYNARLCAERSMRLPFLDSQTGVAQNNCYIWMEKTHRGPGESLAPGQIYTYPARCWRKKRRLNILEDPRLRPYCEAPLKKEGGLPEGPVLEALLCAEPGDKKVELKEEETVLECPKPPPGEFPHEPEGDELEDDTPRRKNKAKGKAYGIGAMRKRQDATALEDRDKPYVCDICGKRYKNRPGLSYHYTHTHLAEEEGEDHGERLPLPRRNHHKQFYKELNWVPENQRRNTGGAKKTGCPEELISCADCGRAGHPSCLQFTVNMTAAVRTYRWQCIECKSCSLCGTSENDDQLLFCDDCDRGYHMYCLSPPMAEPPEGSWSCHLCLRQLKEKASAYITLT, translated from the exons ATGGCCACGGCGCTGCACAAGCCCCTCAAATG CCTCGGCGAGGAGTTCTACCGCGAGGCGCTGGAGCATTGCCGCAGCTACAACGCGCGGCTCTGCGCCGAGCGCAGCATGCGCCTGCCCTTCCTCGACTCCCAGACCGGCGTCGCCCAGAACAACTGTTACATCTGGATGGAGAAAACCCACCGCGGCCCCGGTGAGA GCCTGGCCCCGGGCCAAATCTACACCTACCCGGCGCGCTGCTGGCGTAAGAAACGGCGGCTGAACATCCTGGAGGATCCGCGGCTGCGGCCCT actgCGAAGCCCCcctgaagaaggagggggggcTCCCCGAGGGGCCGGTGCTGGAGGCTCTGCTCTGCGCCGAGCCCGGGGACAAGAAGGTGGaactgaaggaagaggagaCGGTGCTGGAGTGCCCG AAGCCGCCGCCGGGTGAATTCCCCCACGAACCGGAGGGGGACGAGCTGGAGGATGACACCCCCCGCCGCAAAAACAAAGCCAAGGGCAAG gCCTATGGCATCGGAGCCATGCGGAAGAGGCAGGATGCGACCGCGCTGGAGGACCGGGACAAGCCCTACGTGTGTGACA tctGCGGGAAGCGCTACAAGAACCGCCCAGGGTTGAGCTACCATTACACCCACACGCATTTGGccgaggaggagggggaggaccACGGCGAGCGCCTGCCCCTCCCTCGCAGGAACCACCACAAGC aGTTTTATAAAGAGTTGAACTGGGTCCCCGAAAACCAGCGCAGGAACACAG GCGGCGCGAAGAAAACCGGCTGCCCCGAGGAGCTCATCTCCTGCGCCGACTGCGGACGTGCCG gccacccctcctgcctgcagttCACCGTCAACATGACGGCGGCCGTGCGCACCTATCGCTGGCAATGCATCGAGTGCAAGTCCTGCAGCCTCTGCGGCACCTCTGAGAACGAT GACCAGTTGCTCTTCTGCGATGACTGCGACCGGGGGTACCACATGTATTGCCTGAGCCCCCCCATGGCAGAACCCCCCGAAG gcagctggagttGTCACCTCTGTCTCCggcagctgaaggagaaggcatCAGCCTACATCACCCTCACttag
- the DPF1 gene encoding zinc finger protein neuro-d4 isoform X3, whose amino-acid sequence MATALHKPLKCLGEEFYREALEHCRSYNARLCAERSMRLPFLDSQTGVAQNNCYIWMEKTHRGPGLAPGQIYTYPARCWRKKRRLNILEDPRLRPYCEAPLKKEGGLPEGPVLEALLCAEPGDKKVELKEEETVLECPKPPPGEFPHEPEGDELEDDTPRRKNKAKGKAYGIGAMRKRQDATALEDRDKPYVCDICGKRYKNRPGLSYHYTHTHLAEEEGEDHGERLPLPRRNHHKQFYKELNWVPENQRRNTARAAPEGPVAPNGYCDFCLGGAKKTGCPEELISCADCGRAGHPSCLQFTVNMTAAVRTYRWQCIECKSCSLCGTSENDDQLLFCDDCDRGYHMYCLSPPMAEPPEGSWSCHLCLRQLKEKASAYITLT is encoded by the exons ATGGCCACGGCGCTGCACAAGCCCCTCAAATG CCTCGGCGAGGAGTTCTACCGCGAGGCGCTGGAGCATTGCCGCAGCTACAACGCGCGGCTCTGCGCCGAGCGCAGCATGCGCCTGCCCTTCCTCGACTCCCAGACCGGCGTCGCCCAGAACAACTGTTACATCTGGATGGAGAAAACCCACCGCGGCCCCG GCCTGGCCCCGGGCCAAATCTACACCTACCCGGCGCGCTGCTGGCGTAAGAAACGGCGGCTGAACATCCTGGAGGATCCGCGGCTGCGGCCCT actgCGAAGCCCCcctgaagaaggagggggggcTCCCCGAGGGGCCGGTGCTGGAGGCTCTGCTCTGCGCCGAGCCCGGGGACAAGAAGGTGGaactgaaggaagaggagaCGGTGCTGGAGTGCCCG AAGCCGCCGCCGGGTGAATTCCCCCACGAACCGGAGGGGGACGAGCTGGAGGATGACACCCCCCGCCGCAAAAACAAAGCCAAGGGCAAG gCCTATGGCATCGGAGCCATGCGGAAGAGGCAGGATGCGACCGCGCTGGAGGACCGGGACAAGCCCTACGTGTGTGACA tctGCGGGAAGCGCTACAAGAACCGCCCAGGGTTGAGCTACCATTACACCCACACGCATTTGGccgaggaggagggggaggaccACGGCGAGCGCCTGCCCCTCCCTCGCAGGAACCACCACAAGC aGTTTTATAAAGAGTTGAACTGGGTCCCCGAAAACCAGCGCAGGAACACAG ctCGCGCAGCCCCCGAGGGGCCGGTGGCCCCAAACGGTTACTGTGATTTCTGTCTAGGCGGCGCGAAGAAAACCGGCTGCCCCGAGGAGCTCATCTCCTGCGCCGACTGCGGACGTGCCG gccacccctcctgcctgcagttCACCGTCAACATGACGGCGGCCGTGCGCACCTATCGCTGGCAATGCATCGAGTGCAAGTCCTGCAGCCTCTGCGGCACCTCTGAGAACGAT GACCAGTTGCTCTTCTGCGATGACTGCGACCGGGGGTACCACATGTATTGCCTGAGCCCCCCCATGGCAGAACCCCCCGAAG gcagctggagttGTCACCTCTGTCTCCggcagctgaaggagaaggcatCAGCCTACATCACCCTCACttag
- the DPF1 gene encoding zinc finger protein neuro-d4 isoform X6 produces MATALHKPLKCLGEEFYREALEHCRSYNARLCAERSMRLPFLDSQTGVAQNNCYIWMEKTHRGPGESLAPGQIYTYPARCWRKKRRLNILEDPRLRPYCEAPLKKEGGLPEGPVLEALLCAEPGDKKVELKEEETVLECPKPPPGEFPHEPEGDELEDDTPRRKNKAKGKAYGIGAMRKRQDATALEDRDKPYVCDICGKRYKNRPGLSYHYTHTHLAEEEGEDHGERLPLPRRNHHKRGAKKTGCPEELISCADCGRAGHPSCLQFTVNMTAAVRTYRWQCIECKSCSLCGTSENDDQLLFCDDCDRGYHMYCLSPPMAEPPEGSWSCHLCLRQLKEKASAYITLT; encoded by the exons ATGGCCACGGCGCTGCACAAGCCCCTCAAATG CCTCGGCGAGGAGTTCTACCGCGAGGCGCTGGAGCATTGCCGCAGCTACAACGCGCGGCTCTGCGCCGAGCGCAGCATGCGCCTGCCCTTCCTCGACTCCCAGACCGGCGTCGCCCAGAACAACTGTTACATCTGGATGGAGAAAACCCACCGCGGCCCCGGTGAGA GCCTGGCCCCGGGCCAAATCTACACCTACCCGGCGCGCTGCTGGCGTAAGAAACGGCGGCTGAACATCCTGGAGGATCCGCGGCTGCGGCCCT actgCGAAGCCCCcctgaagaaggagggggggcTCCCCGAGGGGCCGGTGCTGGAGGCTCTGCTCTGCGCCGAGCCCGGGGACAAGAAGGTGGaactgaaggaagaggagaCGGTGCTGGAGTGCCCG AAGCCGCCGCCGGGTGAATTCCCCCACGAACCGGAGGGGGACGAGCTGGAGGATGACACCCCCCGCCGCAAAAACAAAGCCAAGGGCAAG gCCTATGGCATCGGAGCCATGCGGAAGAGGCAGGATGCGACCGCGCTGGAGGACCGGGACAAGCCCTACGTGTGTGACA tctGCGGGAAGCGCTACAAGAACCGCCCAGGGTTGAGCTACCATTACACCCACACGCATTTGGccgaggaggagggggaggaccACGGCGAGCGCCTGCCCCTCCCTCGCAGGAACCACCACAAGC GCGGCGCGAAGAAAACCGGCTGCCCCGAGGAGCTCATCTCCTGCGCCGACTGCGGACGTGCCG gccacccctcctgcctgcagttCACCGTCAACATGACGGCGGCCGTGCGCACCTATCGCTGGCAATGCATCGAGTGCAAGTCCTGCAGCCTCTGCGGCACCTCTGAGAACGAT GACCAGTTGCTCTTCTGCGATGACTGCGACCGGGGGTACCACATGTATTGCCTGAGCCCCCCCATGGCAGAACCCCCCGAAG gcagctggagttGTCACCTCTGTCTCCggcagctgaaggagaaggcatCAGCCTACATCACCCTCACttag